The following are encoded in a window of Corynebacterium argentoratense DSM 44202 genomic DNA:
- a CDS encoding DUF5926 family protein → MAKKKKKLENLPEGMTRREAKLAARAAARAELDREPRPFGGLAVEAELIALQEFVPSACARTKLVDGTEFTLGTVLPGAVAAYVTEDGERFVALQTTSHSQNRGRDLAFVLNWLKDAAPGSTLESARNDGSQPELKEIFNPESIEVVNQETFEWWPGNLDANTLARFNDSIVPSFPVTPSAWWVDAGDKAHIRWVRTDEEQPLLDALARVSAAGNLNLGENTKFAGVFRTHGVLVPVFDLDPAAGHDYADQLAEVDAHITKALAVDAPLTSEERRALENIKSRQVTIR, encoded by the coding sequence ATGGCTAAAAAGAAAAAGAAGCTTGAAAACCTGCCCGAGGGCATGACCCGTCGCGAGGCGAAGCTTGCGGCTCGCGCTGCTGCTCGTGCGGAGTTGGATCGTGAGCCCCGCCCCTTCGGTGGGTTGGCTGTCGAGGCCGAGCTCATCGCGTTGCAGGAGTTCGTGCCTTCCGCTTGTGCTCGTACCAAGCTTGTAGACGGCACCGAGTTCACCCTTGGCACCGTCCTGCCCGGCGCGGTTGCTGCTTATGTCACCGAGGATGGCGAGCGTTTCGTTGCTCTGCAGACCACGAGCCACAGCCAGAACCGTGGCCGCGACCTCGCTTTTGTTTTGAATTGGCTGAAGGACGCAGCACCGGGCTCTACCCTGGAGTCGGCTCGTAATGATGGCTCGCAGCCGGAGCTGAAGGAGATCTTCAACCCCGAGTCCATTGAGGTTGTTAACCAGGAGACCTTCGAGTGGTGGCCGGGCAACCTGGACGCCAATACGTTGGCTCGTTTCAATGATTCGATCGTTCCGAGCTTCCCTGTCACCCCTTCGGCTTGGTGGGTTGATGCTGGCGATAAGGCTCACATCCGTTGGGTGCGTACTGATGAGGAGCAGCCCTTGCTGGATGCTTTGGCGCGGGTGTCTGCTGCCGGCAATTTGAACTTGGGTGAGAACACGAAGTTCGCTGGTGTGTTCCGTACTCATGGTGTGTTGGTTCCGGTGTTCGACTTGGATCCGGCTGCTGGCCATGACTATGCGGATCAGTTGGCCGAGGTGGATGCGCATATCACCAAGGCACTTGCGGTGGATGCTCCGTTGACCTCTGAGGAGCGTCGCGCGTTGGAGAACATCAAGTCTCGCCAGGTGACGATTCGTTAG
- a CDS encoding CPBP family intramembrane glutamic endopeptidase has translation MTPRGLLWSEIAVVLLVTFGMSGLRAVLKLVGALLDPAPLNEQSVAIGGAQASVRWLDVALQLSSVLSLLSWAALVLVLGIRVVRPRASDAGWGAVLAACIGLPGLVLYMVAVHMGWSVQVKPSMGLSLSGIVLALLWAEANALAEELVVVQWLATRLETLGVRVWVIIAASSLLRASYHLYQGVSAGFGNVVMGVVFAYVFLRWQRVWPLVWGHFLIDAVAFVGYPLLGSHLGL, from the coding sequence ATGACGCCGCGAGGGTTGCTGTGGTCGGAGATCGCGGTGGTGTTGCTGGTGACCTTCGGCATGTCGGGGTTGCGTGCTGTGTTGAAGCTTGTGGGGGCGTTGCTTGATCCGGCGCCGTTGAATGAGCAGTCGGTGGCTATTGGTGGCGCCCAGGCGTCTGTTCGGTGGTTGGATGTTGCTTTGCAGTTGAGCAGCGTGTTGAGTCTGCTGAGCTGGGCGGCGTTGGTTCTGGTTCTCGGCATCAGGGTGGTGAGGCCTAGGGCTTCGGATGCTGGGTGGGGTGCGGTGCTGGCGGCATGCATCGGGCTTCCGGGGTTGGTGTTGTACATGGTGGCGGTGCACATGGGGTGGAGTGTGCAGGTTAAGCCCTCCATGGGGTTGAGCTTGAGCGGCATTGTGCTGGCCCTTTTGTGGGCCGAAGCAAACGCTTTGGCCGAGGAGCTTGTGGTGGTGCAGTGGCTGGCGACCCGTCTGGAAACGCTGGGGGTGCGTGTGTGGGTGATCATCGCGGCGTCATCACTGTTGAGGGCCAGTTATCACCTGTATCAGGGTGTCAGCGCGGGTTTTGGCAATGTGGTGATGGGTGTGGTGTTCGCTTATGTGTTTCTGCGGTGGCAGCGCGTATGGCCGCTGGTGTGGGGACATTTTTTGATTGATGCGGTGGCGTTTGTTGGCTACCCGCTGCTGGGGTCGCACCTGGGACTGTAG
- a CDS encoding histidine phosphatase family protein, with translation MARFALVRHGETPSNIDHLLDTAHPGADLTELGRTQAQEAGRNLSERGYTRIYSSRIARAIQTAQHTGIDYHGQLPGLEEISAGELEMRGDDDALRIYQGAFNSWVYDATPVAFDRAYTDFDHAILVPGGESYATFIDRFYPTITQLLDSGLDKFAIVSHGAAIRTFVANACDVDRQLIANSIYPNCGIVEITTDGPIGTWPVNLPTLTPR, from the coding sequence ATGGCCCGCTTCGCACTCGTCCGCCACGGGGAAACCCCCAGCAACATCGACCACCTGCTCGACACCGCCCACCCCGGCGCCGACCTCACCGAACTCGGACGCACCCAAGCCCAAGAAGCCGGCCGGAACTTAAGCGAACGCGGATACACTCGCATCTACTCCTCACGCATTGCCCGCGCCATCCAAACCGCCCAACACACCGGCATCGACTACCACGGGCAACTTCCCGGACTTGAAGAAATCTCCGCCGGTGAACTAGAAATGCGCGGCGACGACGACGCCCTCCGCATCTACCAAGGCGCCTTCAACTCCTGGGTCTACGACGCCACCCCCGTAGCATTCGACCGCGCATACACCGACTTCGACCACGCAATCCTCGTACCAGGCGGCGAAAGCTACGCCACCTTCATCGACCGCTTCTACCCAACCATCACCCAACTACTCGACTCCGGCCTCGACAAATTCGCCATCGTCAGCCACGGTGCCGCCATCCGAACCTTCGTCGCGAACGCCTGCGACGTCGACCGACAACTCATCGCCAACTCCATCTACCCCAACTGCGGAATCGTCGAAATCACCACCGACGGGCCCATCGGAACATGGCCCGTCAACCTCCCCACACTCACACCCCGCTAG
- a CDS encoding L-lactate dehydrogenase, translated as MKVSAGNKVVLIGAGDVGIAYAFALVNQGVCDHLAIIDIDEKKLEGNVMDLNHGVVWAPSRTKVTKGTYADCEDAAMVVICAGAAQKPGETRLQLVDKNMKIMKSIVDNVMVNGFDGIFLVASNPVDILSYAVWKYSGLPHERVIGSGTVLDSARFRYMLGELYEVAPTSIHSYIIGEHGDTELPVLSSATIAGVSMRKLLEKDPQLEGRLERIFEETRDAAYTIIDAKGSTSYGIGMGLARITRAVLQNQDVALPVSALLQGEYGQKDIYLGTPAIVNRKGIRRVVELELTDHELERMTHSADTLRAIQDEFFH; from the coding sequence ATGAAGGTCAGTGCTGGCAACAAAGTTGTTCTGATCGGCGCCGGCGATGTCGGAATCGCCTACGCTTTCGCCCTCGTCAACCAAGGCGTCTGTGACCACCTCGCGATCATCGACATCGATGAAAAGAAGCTCGAAGGCAACGTCATGGACTTAAACCACGGCGTCGTCTGGGCACCCTCGCGCACCAAAGTCACCAAGGGCACTTACGCTGACTGCGAAGACGCCGCCATGGTCGTCATCTGCGCCGGAGCCGCACAAAAGCCGGGCGAAACCCGCCTACAGCTAGTCGACAAAAACATGAAGATCATGAAGTCCATCGTGGACAACGTCATGGTCAACGGCTTCGACGGCATCTTCCTCGTCGCATCCAACCCCGTCGACATCCTGTCCTACGCCGTGTGGAAATACTCTGGTCTGCCGCACGAGCGTGTCATTGGCTCCGGCACCGTGCTCGACTCCGCCCGCTTCCGCTACATGCTGGGTGAACTCTACGAAGTCGCCCCGACCTCCATCCACTCCTACATCATCGGCGAACACGGCGACACCGAACTCCCCGTGCTATCGTCTGCCACCATCGCTGGCGTGTCCATGCGCAAACTGCTCGAAAAGGACCCCCAACTAGAGGGCCGCTTGGAGCGCATCTTCGAAGAAACCCGCGACGCCGCCTACACCATCATCGACGCCAAGGGCTCGACCTCTTACGGCATCGGCATGGGCTTGGCGCGTATCACCCGCGCCGTATTGCAGAACCAAGACGTCGCACTGCCGGTCTCTGCGCTGCTGCAAGGCGAATACGGACAGAAGGACATCTACCTGGGCACCCCCGCCATTGTGAACCGCAAAGGCATCCGCCGCGTCGTCGAGCTGGAGCTCACCGACCACGAGCTTGAGCGCATGACCCACTCGGCCGACACCCTGCGCGCCATCCAGGACGAGTTCTTCCACTAA
- a CDS encoding amidase family protein yields the protein MARALEDGVCSRGARLAVEAFGEFIGGRPMAATGLSFNAVTDGTPVGGTPVGGRLSGLLVAVKDLTAVAGMPLGLGNSGRAFVPAEHSPVVQRLLDAGCVVVGKSATSELGMTAYCEPVVDGVQLREDAPQLLRGRTTGGSSGGAAVAVARGVVPVAHATDGGGSIRVPAAACGLVGFKPEHDTTGGALTADGFITRSVSDQALMHGYQEHPSYVSPPRLRVGLLTAPAHAPGAPVDDAWGAAACEAASRLSAVGHRVVEIEPYGPEFFEAFCAVLTVRARKIPRVVGETAIVSWLRDRGVDAAADWSRTGPLLEVAGSADARVRALVDVDVLLSPSLAHDPPQLGYFSSMAPADDFAAQTAWTPWASTQNLTGRCGISVPCGVLPSPGVSTGTSVLLGSVRVDEPTLLGVAREVFDGEVGLWPID from the coding sequence GTGGCACGGGCGCTTGAAGATGGGGTGTGCTCTCGGGGGGCCCGGCTGGCGGTTGAGGCATTTGGGGAGTTCATTGGGGGACGGCCGATGGCTGCGACGGGGTTGTCTTTCAATGCGGTCACCGATGGCACCCCGGTCGGTGGCACCCCGGTCGGTGGGCGTTTGTCGGGCTTGTTGGTGGCGGTGAAGGATCTGACTGCGGTGGCGGGGATGCCCCTGGGCTTGGGCAATTCGGGGCGTGCGTTCGTGCCCGCGGAGCATTCGCCTGTGGTCCAGCGCCTGCTTGATGCTGGTTGCGTGGTGGTGGGCAAGTCGGCGACGAGCGAGCTAGGCATGACGGCCTATTGCGAGCCTGTGGTCGATGGGGTGCAGCTGCGGGAGGATGCGCCCCAGTTGTTGAGGGGCCGTACGACGGGTGGTTCTTCGGGCGGTGCTGCGGTAGCGGTGGCACGGGGTGTTGTTCCGGTGGCGCATGCAACCGATGGTGGGGGCAGCATTCGTGTGCCGGCGGCGGCGTGCGGGTTGGTGGGGTTCAAGCCCGAGCACGACACTACCGGTGGGGCGTTGACTGCTGATGGTTTTATTACCCGTAGCGTGTCGGATCAGGCGTTGATGCATGGTTACCAGGAGCATCCGTCCTATGTGTCCCCTCCTCGGTTGCGGGTGGGGCTTCTCACTGCACCTGCGCATGCGCCCGGCGCGCCGGTGGATGATGCGTGGGGTGCTGCGGCGTGCGAGGCCGCGTCGCGTTTGTCGGCGGTGGGGCACCGTGTGGTGGAGATTGAGCCTTATGGGCCTGAGTTTTTTGAGGCTTTTTGTGCGGTGTTGACGGTGCGTGCCCGCAAGATTCCGCGTGTGGTTGGGGAGACTGCGATTGTGTCGTGGTTGCGGGATCGGGGTGTTGACGCCGCGGCTGATTGGTCGCGCACGGGCCCGTTGCTGGAGGTAGCGGGTTCGGCGGATGCCCGTGTTCGGGCGCTTGTTGATGTGGATGTGTTGCTCTCCCCTAGCCTGGCGCATGATCCGCCGCAGTTGGGTTATTTTTCTTCGATGGCTCCGGCGGATGATTTTGCTGCGCAGACTGCGTGGACTCCGTGGGCGAGTACGCAGAATCTCACGGGCCGCTGCGGTATTTCGGTTCCTTGTGGGGTGTTGCCTTCGCCGGGTGTGTCGACGGGTACGTCGGTGTTGTTGGGTTCGGTGCGTGTTGATGAGCCAACGTTGTTGGGTGTTGCACGCGAGGTATTTGATGGTGAGGTCGGGTTATGGCCCATAGATTAA
- the pheA gene encoding prephenate dehydratase, giving the protein MSCTVAYLGPQGTFTEAALIRFAELGCIPGGTAELQPLAVTSPAEAIGAVLNPTNPSQQPPTRADYAVVAIENSVDGPVTPTFDALAAHPGAQIYHEIDIDVAFAIVVRTGRRLGDIRTFTTHPVAKPQVAQWLERNLPDATFIAATSNAAAAQMVAEGKADAAAAPLRAADIYHLDVIEHPVADVAGARTRFALIGPAGAPTPRTGNDRTSIMVTLPNEAGTLVGALQELATRGVDMSRIESRPTRTGLGTYRFHIDIVGHIDDAPVAEALRAIYLRAEKVEYLGSWPSCEQPRSPINLEEIHRAHEWTDNLRAGIR; this is encoded by the coding sequence ATGAGCTGCACCGTCGCCTACCTCGGGCCCCAAGGAACCTTCACCGAAGCCGCACTCATCCGCTTCGCAGAACTCGGCTGCATCCCAGGAGGCACCGCAGAACTACAGCCACTGGCGGTCACAAGCCCCGCCGAAGCGATCGGTGCAGTACTGAACCCCACCAATCCTAGCCAGCAGCCACCCACCCGCGCCGACTACGCCGTCGTAGCCATCGAAAACAGCGTCGACGGGCCCGTCACCCCCACCTTCGACGCACTCGCCGCACACCCCGGCGCCCAGATCTACCACGAAATAGATATTGACGTCGCGTTCGCCATCGTGGTCCGCACAGGCAGACGCCTAGGTGACATCCGCACCTTCACCACCCACCCCGTGGCTAAACCCCAAGTCGCCCAATGGCTCGAACGCAACCTCCCCGACGCAACCTTCATCGCCGCCACCTCCAACGCGGCTGCCGCCCAGATGGTCGCCGAAGGCAAAGCAGACGCCGCAGCCGCACCCCTACGCGCAGCAGACATCTACCACCTCGACGTCATTGAGCATCCCGTCGCAGACGTCGCCGGCGCACGCACCCGATTCGCACTCATCGGACCCGCGGGGGCACCCACACCCCGCACCGGAAACGACCGCACCTCCATCATGGTCACCCTCCCCAACGAAGCAGGAACACTCGTCGGAGCACTCCAAGAACTCGCCACCCGCGGCGTCGACATGTCCCGCATTGAATCCCGCCCCACCCGCACTGGCCTGGGAACATACCGATTCCACATCGACATCGTCGGCCACATTGATGACGCTCCCGTCGCCGAAGCACTCCGGGCAATCTACCTCCGCGCCGAAAAAGTCGAATACCTCGGCTCGTGGCCCTCATGCGAACAACCGCGTTCGCCCATAAACTTGGAAGAGATACATCGCGCCCACGAATGGACCGACAACCTGCGCGCCGGCATACGCTAA